The genomic region GCCATTTTTTTCGCGATCGCCCTCACTCACGCCCCAGAATTTCTGAGAATTTTCTCGTTTCCAAGCTGAGTTATGTTAAGTAAAGCTAAAAATATCCTGAAATTTTGCCATTTTTAACTCTTTTTTGTAACTTTTGCTTCACGTAACGTTAGCCAAATTAACTTCCATCTCCTGAATTCTGGCTTCTGACTTCTTTCACAAACTCACTTCTTTCACTTTCGTCTCACCTTTCTTCCAGCCTTTCTTCCAGTAGGAAACGATCTCATGTACTTGCTGGCGATCTGGCTCTACCAAGATTCCCCGCCGTTCAAATCGATTCAAAACATCTAAGATTTTAGGAAAAGGCAAATAACAAATTGCTACTGTCTCTCCCACTTCCGTGTAGAGATCGAGCAATGCTTCTAAAGTGTTTTCTAGTAGTTCGGAATTCTTACCTTTAGGTAAATATCGCGTGGCAATGATCCGTGTATCTGCAGGAATATCTGTCTGCCAATTGGGAACTGGTGGAAAAGCAAGCAGAAGTTTTAGCTTTTCTGGTAGCCGTTGACGGAGTGCAGGAGAATTTGGCTCGTCGCAATATAAAATGTGATCTTTAGCTAAGTGCCAGCAAACTTCCGGCTGGCTATGGCTAGTTGAACTTTTCCGACTTGCCGCATTTAGGGATAGACGCGCTACAGTGTTAGGCTTTGTTTCAACGATTTCTACTTGTGAGGATAATAGCAGTGATTGCGGCGAACCTGCCTGATGACTGCTTGGATCGGTTTCGCTAACGGTGGGTTGAGCTTCTAACTTTGGCTTTGCCGAAGAAACCTTGTATTTTTTTTTGAGTGCTTTCGCTTTCGAGTAGGTAATGCTTTCCCCCGATGCAGCTAGGGCGATCGCTTCTTCCATTGCTTGTTTTGAAGTTGACGGCGCTGCTAGCTCGTACATTGCCGACGGAGCAAATTTATCAATTTGATAGATTTGGCTGCCAAAGCGATCGGCAACTTGCATGAATCTCGCCGCAGTTGGATAGCTCCAATGAAATTCTGCCTCAATCCAATCAATAAAGCGTCCGTGCTTCAATTTCTCTTTGACGGCATTAAGCTTCTGCCCGATTTCGATAATGTCTTGGGCAGTGCGTTTCACCAGGGCTTGGATTTCTCCCGTTTGCTGTTGCACGAATTGAGAGATTTCTGCTTCTAGCTCTGTATAATTAAACTCTTTTCGAGCCGCGTCGATTACTGAGACTGGCATTCTATTCATTTGTTAAAACCCGCTATTAATATAGTTTTGCCAGATATTTATCTTTTTTTACTTCAAAGAAAATTTTGTTTCCTCTGCCTTTGGACAGGCATATGTTGCCTTCCTATCATGACTATTATATTCAGAATAGGCACAGTTGCAACTTCGCGATCGAGTAACTCTATCTCAACGGCTTGGAGCCGCTGAGTTTAGACTATTCTTGCTAGGTTGCAGCGACTTCACCAAGTCAGGCGATCGCATGAGTAGAAATTACGATTTTCCTCTGCTTACGTAGTTTTGACTGGTTATATAAGGAAACCGATTCACTCCTGTTCCTCTATTCTCGGTTTGCAAAAATTTTACTTAAATAGTGGCGTTTGTCACAAACAAGATTCGTTGGTACAGAAGCAACCGATAGGCAAAAACCTAACTACAGTGTGGAAGATCGACATAGAATTTCTAATATTTTATTGCTAATTGTATTGTTCAGCCAACATTTCGGAAAAAAAACTTATTAGTCTGACTCTATCATTACTATAAGAGTTGTTTTGACCGCTCAAGTTTTTTTTAAGACTTTGTTTAGATTTAGTATAAATGGCAAATTTCGATTTCATACATTTATTTTATTAATAAATTTGATTGAAAACGGTAATATCTCAGTTTATTTCAGAGGATATATTTTGGCTGAGAGTGGGCTTGTAACGCTTACTGCTTGCTGCTTGGAGAATTTCAAACCAGATAGTTGCATATATAAAATTCAATCCATACAATCAAAAAAAAATAACAGATTTTAACGTGTTGATATTTCTAAATTCAGTAAATTTATTCGATAATTAAATAATTATCGAGCCGAGCGAATCCAAGATGTTAATCATAAAAAACTCACTCATAAGTAGGGCAAAATAAAAACAATAATTTAGCTTTAACTCATTCATTAACTTTGCCAAACCCATAGTTTATGAAGTTAATATCTCTAACTTTGGTTGGATTACTCGATAGATAAATCAATTTACAAAATAATACTAAAGGAGGCAAAGTCACATGGAAGCAGTAATGTTTAAGATTTACACTAGACCAGATAAGTTTAGCGAATTAGTAGAAGTTTTAAAAGATCGTGGACTAAAAGTTGTTGTTAGCTATAGAGCTGATCGCTTGGAAGATTACGATGAGATCCTCGTCTATCAAGGCTTAGACGAGATCGAGCTGCAAAATGAATAGAGTGAAAAACAGGAGTAAGCTACAGGTAGTCTGAAGCTGAAGAACAGATTGCATCGATCTCATGTCAAGTTATTGAACAGTTCAAATCTTTCAATTGTTTGAAATTTATCGCTCGCTCAGGTACGTGGAGTTACTTTTCAATAACAGATGTTCTAAGATTTAATAACTTAGAGCTGATTTATAAAGTAAAAATCAAGCAGCTAGTCGTCTCAGCATCAGCCGTACCATAGCAGCGTAGACCATAGATTCACTTATTTCCGGTAGGAGTTCATAATCCTTACTTAGTCGTCGATAGCGTCCTAGCCAGCCAAAAGTTCGTTCAACTACCCATCTTCTGGGCAAACTTCAAACCCATCTGTAATCCGCTTAACTATTTCTACTTCTGCACCGCAGACTACCATTACAGCTTGTGCAAAATTCTCTCACTGTAGCCACTATCTGCCCAAATTAGCTCTAAAGACTTAGAGTTATAGCACTCTTCTAGCAATGCCACTATTGCTCCTAATCGTTCTGAAGCATTAGCTTCGGTGATTACTACACCCATTAGTAGTCCTTGAGGATCTACTACGACATGGCGTTTGCGACCTTTAACTAGCTTGCCGCCATCAAAGCCGGATACTTCCCCTTTTTTCCGTCGTTTTTACGGACTGGCTATCCACAATTGCAGCAGTAGCTTGATGAGATTTGCCCAGCTTCA from Chroococcidiopsis sp. SAG 2025 harbors:
- a CDS encoding DUF3102 domain-containing protein: MPVSVIDAARKEFNYTELEAEISQFVQQQTGEIQALVKRTAQDIIEIGQKLNAVKEKLKHGRFIDWIEAEFHWSYPTAARFMQVADRFGSQIYQIDKFAPSAMYELAAPSTSKQAMEEAIALAASGESITYSKAKALKKKYKVSSAKPKLEAQPTVSETDPSSHQAGSPQSLLLSSQVEIVETKPNTVARLSLNAASRKSSTSHSQPEVCWHLAKDHILYCDEPNSPALRQRLPEKLKLLLAFPPVPNWQTDIPADTRIIATRYLPKGKNSELLENTLEALLDLYTEVGETVAICYLPFPKILDVLNRFERRGILVEPDRQQVHEIVSYWKKGWKKGETKVKEVSL